A DNA window from Anopheles cruzii unplaced genomic scaffold, idAnoCruzAS_RS32_06 scaffold00424_ctg1, whole genome shotgun sequence contains the following coding sequences:
- the LOC128276072 gene encoding leucokinins-like: MKLPVDGEWCSKSAKNFYRCLRDRLDDQQLVAAIDNYIEANCYRSETDADDGGGGPGNTFPEKRDWPKYVSKQKFHSWGGKRNAGQVFYPCGGKRTAVPRAHKQPKVVIRNPFHSWGGKRSDLAVAVMA; this comes from the coding sequence ATGAAGCTTCCGGTTGACGGAGAATGGTGTAGCAAAAGCGCCAAAAACTTCTACCGCTGTCTGCGCGATCGCCTAGACGACCAGCAGCTGGTTGCTGCGATCGACAACTACATCGAAGCCAACTGCTACAGGAGTGAAACCGATgcggacgacggtggtggtggccccggcaaCACGTTCCCGGAGAAGCGCGACTGGCCAAAGTACGTGTCGAAGCAAAAGTTTCACTCGTGGGGCGGCAAACGAAACGCCGGCCAGGTGTTCTACCCATGCGGCGGTAAACGCACAGCGGTACCCAGGGCCCACAAGCAACCGAAGGTGGTGATCCGAAATCCGTTCCACTCGTGGGGTGGCAAACGCAGCGATCTAGCCGTGGCCGTTATGGCTTGA